TTTCCGCTCGGCCGGACACCGGCGCGGGAAGCCCGGCCCTGCACCGTCCGGCTGCTGGCCAAGGCCCGACCGGGGTGGCAGCGGGACGATCGACAAGGCCTTGGAAATGCCCGCGCAAGGGACGAGGCGCGGGTCTCCGCTGCATCGCGGCGGTTCGCAGATTCGTTACGACAGATTATTACAATTTCCGCGTCAGGAATATTGCAATGTTGCGCAGACCCTCTTACAACCGGCTCTGCAACCCGCACTGATTCTGCGCCGCGGCGGAAGCCCGGCGGAAAGCGGCAAAAGAGGACTCTGAGATGGCCCTGGACCAACCCACCCCGATCGCGCCCTATGACGCACCGGAAAAGGATCTCTACGAGATCGGCGAGATGCCGCCTCTGGGCTATGTGCCCAAGCAGATGTACGCCTGGGCCATCCGCCGCGAACGTCACGGCGAGCCCGACAAGGCGATGCAGGTCGAGGTGGTGGAAACTCCCGCCATCGACAGCAATGAGGTGCTGGTCCTGGTGATGGCGGCGGGCGTCAACTACAACGGCATCTGGGCCGGCCTCGGGGTGCCGATCAGCCCCTTCGACGGCCATGGCGCGCCCTATCACATCGCGGGCTCGGACGCCTCGGGCATCGTCTGGGCGGTGGGCGACAAGGTCAAGAACTGGAAGGTCGGCGACGAGGTCGTCATCCATTGCAACCAGGACGACGGCAATGACGAGGAATGCAACGGCGGCGACCCGATGTATTCGCCCAGCCAGCGCATCTGGGGCTACGAGACGCCGGACGGCAGCTTCGCCCAGTTCACCCGCGTGCAGGCCCAGCAGCTGATGAAGCGCCCGCGCCACCTGACCTGGGAGGAATCGGCCTGCTACACGCTGACGCTGGCCACCGCCTACCGGATGCTGTTCGGGCACGAGCCGCATGAGCTGAAGCCGGGCATGAACGTGCTGGTCTGGGGCGCCTCGGGCGGGCTTGGCAGCTTCGCGATCCAGCTCATCAACGCCGCCGGCGCCAATGCGGTCGGCGTCATCAGCGACGAGGACAAGCGCGACTTCGTCATGTCGCTGGGCGCCAAGGGCGTCATCAACCGCAAGGACTTCAAGTGCTGGGGGCAACTGCCCAAGGTGAACACGCCCGAATACAAGGAGTGGTTCAACGAGGTGCGCAAGTTCGGTAAGGCGATCTGGGACATCACCGGCAAGGGCAACAATGTCGACATCGTCTTCGAACATCCCGGCGAGGCGACCTTCCCGGTCTCGACCTTCGTCTGCAAGAAGGGCGGCATGGTGGTGATCTGCGCCGGCACCTCGGGCTTCAACTGCACCTTCGACGTGCGCTACATGTGGATGCACCAGAAGCGCCTGCAGGGCAGCCATTTCGCGCATCTGAAACAGGCCAGCGCCGCCAACAAGCTGATGCTGGAACGCCGCATCGACCCCTGCATGTCCGAGGTCTTTCCCTGGGCCGAGATCCCGGCCGCGCATCTGAAGATGCTGCGCAACGAACACAAGCCCGGCAACATGGCGGTGCTGGTGCAGGCCCCCGTGACCGGGCTGCGCACCTTCGAGGACGCGCTGGAGGCGGGGCGCCGCTGACCCCGATCCCGGCGCATGCGGACCGCCCGGCGCGAGAAGGCGCCGGGCGGTCTTTTCCTTGCCAAGGCCGCGACAAAAAGCCGCTGCCTTGGCAACGGGCAGAAGGCAATCGCGCTAACCACTGATATTCATGGGATTATTCCCAACGCCCGCCGACGTTACGCCAAAAAAACGGGCATTTTGCCCGAATATTGCTCTTGCCCCATTCAAACTGCCCGCACCTTGGGCTAAGGAGCCCTCCGACCCCAAGGGAAAGGATTCCGCGACATGCCGCAGATCGACGACAAGCTTGCCCCCATCTATGAGGAGGTGGTCCGCCGCAACGCGGGCGAGCCCGAATTCCACCAGGCCGTGCGCGAGGTTCTGGAAAGCCTTGGCCGCGTCGTCGCCAAGCGCCCCGACTACCTGGAAGACGCGCTGATCGAGCGCATCTGCGAACCCGAACGCCAGATCATCTTCCGCGTGCCGTGGACCGACGACAAGGGCCGCGTGCAGATCAACCGCGGCTTCCGGGTGCAGTTCTCCTCGGCCATGGGCCCCTACAAGGGCGGGCTGCGCTTCCACCCCTCGGTGAACGTGGGCATCATCAAGTTCCTGGGCTTCGAGCAGATCTTCAAGAACGCGCTGACCGGCCTGCCCATCGGCGGCGGCAAGGGCGGCTCGGACTTCGACCCCAAGGGCCGCTCGGACGGCGAGATCATGCGCTTTTGCCAAAGCTTCATGACCGAGCTTTACCGCCACCTGGGCGAATATACCGACGTGCCCGCCGGCGACATCGGCGTGGGCGCGCGCGAGATCGGCTACATGTTCGGGCAATACAAACGCCTGACCAACCGCTACGAGGCGGGCGTGCTGACCGGCAAGGGCCTGTTCTACGGCGGCTCGCTGGCGCGCAAAGAGGCGACCGGCTACGGCAACACCTATTTCACCCAGGCCATGCTGAAGACCGGCGGCACCGATTTCGACGGCAAGACGGTCGTGGTCTCGGGCTCGGGCAATGTCGCGATCTACACCATCGAGAAGGTGCAGGAATTCGGCGGCAAGGTCATCGCCTGCTCGGACAGCTCGGGCTATATCGTGGACGAGGGCGGCATCGACCTCGGCCTCCTCAAGGAAATCAAGGAAGTGCGCCGCGGCCGCATCTCGCAATACGTGCGGATGAAGGGCGAAGGCAACGGCGCCTATTTCGTGAAATCCGGCGAGGGCTCGATCTGGGACGTGGCCTGCGAGGTCGCCATGCCTTCGGCCACGCAGAACGAGCTGACCGGCAAGGATGCCGCGAAGCTGGTCAAGAACGGCGTGACCGCGGTCGGCGAGGGCGCGAACATGCCCTGCACCCCCGAGGCGATCCGCACCTTCCAGCAGGCCGGCGTCAAGTTCGGGCCCGGCAAGGCGGCAAATGCGGGCGGCGTCGCCACCTCGGCGCTGGAGATGCAGCAGAACGCCTCGCGCGACCGCTGGACCTTCGAGAAAACCGAGGCCAAGCTGGCCGAGATCATGCGCGACATCCATGACAGCTGCTACAGCACGGCCGAGGAATTCGGCGCGCCGGGCGATTACGTCATCGGCGCCAACATCGCCGGCTTCATCCGCGTGGCCGAGCCGATGCGCGCCTTCGGCGTGATCTGATGCCGCAGCGGGCGGGCCGTATCCCGGCCCGCCTTGCCAGCACCGGCCGGGACCGCTAAGCGGCGGCATGGCCGTGTTCATGTCCCTCTCATGCTGATCTTTCTCCAGCCCCGCCTCGTGCTTCTGTCGGTGCCCAAGACCGGGACGACGGCGCTGGAACAGGCGCTGGCGCCCAGGGCCGAGATCGTCTTTCGCAGCCGCCCCGAGATCAAGCACCTGAACCTGCGGCACTATCTGGCCCGCATCCGGCCGCTGCTCGAGCCGCTGGGCGAGCCCGCGTTCGAAACCGTCGCGGTGATCCGCGAGCCGCTCGACTGGCTGCGCAGCTGGTATCGCTTTCGCGCCCGCGACGAGCTGATCGGCCATCCGAACAGCACCGCCCTTGTCAGCTTCCAGCGTTTCGTGGACGATTACCTGCGCCCCGGCGAACGCCCCGCCCATGCCCGGCTGGGCCGGCAATCCGATTTTCTGGTGGACGATGACGGCCAGATCGCAGTCGATCACATCTTCCGCTACGAGGCGATGCCGGCACTGACGCAATTCCTGACACAACGCCTGGGCAAGCCGATCGAGTTGCGGCGCAGCAATGTCTCGCCCCCCGCCGTCACCGACCTGCCGCCCGAGGCCGAGGCGCGGCTGCGCACCGCCCTGGCCGCCGACCACGCCATCTGGCAAAACGCGCGTCAGGCGCCGTAAAGCGCCTTGGCGCGATCCTCGAAGGCGCGCACGATGCGCATCATCGCCTCGCCGAAGACCACGCCGATCACCTTGCCGAGGATGGCGTTGCGGAACTCGAAATCGACGAAGAACTCGACCTTGCAGCCGCCCTCCGGCAGGTCGGCGAAGCTCCAGCCGCTGCGCAGGTACTTGAAGGGCCCGTCCAGATATTCGGTGTCGATCCGCTTCGTCTCGGGCCACAGCGTCACGCGCGAGCCGAAGCGTTCGCGAAACACCTTGAAGCTGATGACCAGGTCGGCCTCGACCACCTCGCTGCCCGAGGCGCCGGGCCGACGCGCCCGGATACGCGCGGCGGTGTTCCAGGGCAGGAACTCGGGGTATCTTTCGATATCGGCCACCAGCGCATACATCTGGTCGGCGGTATAGGGCAGGATTCGGCTGTCGCTATGCTGAGGCAAGAGGGCGTCCCGGCGCATTTTCGGTTTCCGGGGGCAGCACTAGCAAAGGAACGGGCGCATGAACAACCTCATCTGGCTGATCCGGGCCTCTCGCTGGGCACGAAACCCGCCAAGCGCGCAAAGGGTCAAGCTGGTTCTTGCCGTCATCGCGGCCGGCCTGCTGCTTGCCGGGCTCGAACATGTCGGGCTCTGGCCCGATTGGGCCACCACCGAACGCCCGCGCGGCATCCAGCTGCAGCGCCCCTGACCTGGCCCCAGACCCCGCCGCGACAGGTTGGCGCACCCCGCCGCGGCACCGTCTTTCACCGTTTCCCCGAATATTCCGGCGGCCACCCCGCCAAGGGCATTGCCCTACGCTTCTTCGTTCTGCAAATACCCCTGCGGCCGCGCCACCCGCGCCGCCGCCCTAGTTCCCCACGGCCGCGAAACTGTCGCATTGTCCCATCTGTCCCGAGGCGAAGCCGCGCTTGAACCAGGCCTGGCGCTCGGCGGCCGAACCATGGGTGAAGGCATCGGGCACCACTGCCCGGCCGGCACTTTCCATCAGCGTGTCGTCGCCCACCGCGGCGGCGGCATTGATCGCCTCGTCTATGTCGCCCTCCTCGATGCTGCCGAACTGCTCGCTGGCCTGGCGCGCCCAGATCCCGGCATAGCAATCCGCCTGCAATTCGGTGGCGACCGACAGCCGGTTCGCATCGCGCTCGCCCAGCCGCGCGCGCAGCCCGTTCACCTCGGAAAGCGTACCCAGCAGGTTCTGCACATGATGGCCAACCTCATGCGCGATGACATAGGCATAGGCGAAATCGCCGCCCGCCCCCATCTTGCCGGCCATGACGCGAAAGAAATCCGTGTCCAGATAGACCTTGCGGTCGCCGGGGCAATAGAACGGCCCCATCGCCGCCGAGGCGCCGCCGCAGGCCGATTGCACCGCGCCCGAGAACAGCACCAGTCCCGGATCCTGATAGGACACGCCGGCCTGGTCGGGCAGCACGCCGGCCCAGACCTCCTCGGTATCGGCCAGCACCACCGAGACGAACTGGCCGATCTCGCGCTCCTCCTGCGTCAGTTCGCGCGGCTCGCCGGTCCGGCCGCCCTCGTCCAGCGCGCCGACGATGGGCGAGATGTCGATGCCGAAGAAATACCCCACCGCCAGCACCACCAGAACCCCGACGACGCCCATGCCGCCGGCGCCCGCCGCCCGGCCCATGCCGCGACGATCCTCGACATTCCGGCTGCCGCGCCTGCCCCGCCATTCCATCGCGCCGTCCTCCCTGCCGCTGGTCCCGCCTGCCAAGGTTATCGCAACCCCGCCATGGCGCAACACGCGCGCGGGCTTGACAGTTCCGGCCCCAGCCCGCAGCACGTCCCGAAACGAAAGGGGCAGCCATGTTCGACTGGGTGGTTTCGACGATCGAGAGCTGGGGCTATCTCGGCGTGCTGATGCTCATGGTGGCCGAGAACGTCTTCCCGCCCATCCCCTCCGAGGTGATCATGCCGCTGGCCGGTTTCCTGGCCGGCAGCGGCCGCATGTCGCTGACCCTGACCATCCTGGTCGGCACCATCGGCTCGGTGCTGGGCACCTTGATGTGGTATTACATCGGCCTGTGGTTCGGCGAGGAGCGGCTGAAGCGTTTCGCCGCCCGTCATGGCCGGCTGCTGACGCTCTCACCCGCGGATATCGACGCGGCGCATGACTGGTTTCAGCGCCACGGCGCCATGGCGGTGTTCTTCGGCCGCATGATCCCGGCCATTCGGACACTGATCTCGGTTCCCGCCGGGCTGGCGCGCATGCCGATGTGGAAATTCCTGCTCTATACCGTGATCGGCAGCGCGCTCTGGACCGGGGTGCTGACATTCGCCGGGCTGATGCTGCATGAAAACTATGCGCTGGTCGCGGATTGGGTCGATCCGCTGTCCAAGCTGGTGGTGGTGGCCGTGGTGGCGATCTATCTTTACCGCGTCGTCACCTGGAAGCCGCATTGAGTTCACGCGATTGGCATTTGCAGGCCGCCGCGCGCGGTCCTAACCGGAAGCCATGAACGGATTTTCGAGCAAGCATATCGCCGTCACCGCCGGCGCCGGTTCCGCCGCGCTGCTGGCCGCCGCGCTGACCTTCCAGGGCCTGGGCTATGCGCCCTGCGAGCTCTGCATCCTGCAACGCTGGCCGCATCTGGTGGCCGCGATCATCGGCGGGCTGATCTGGTTCTTCGGCTGGAAACGCTGGCTGGCGGCGCTGGGGCTGATCGCCGCGCTTTGCGCCACCGGCCTTGCCATCTATCACGCCGGGGTCGAGCTGCAGGTCTGGCAAGGGCCGCAGCATTGCTCGGGCGGCGTGTCAGGCCTGGCCAGCATGTCCACGCAGGATCTGATGGCGGCGCTGGAAAAAGCGCCGGTCGTGCGCTGCGACGAGGTGGCCTGGAGCCTGTTCGGCATTTCCATGGCCGGCTGGAACGCCATCTTCTCGGCCGGGCTTTCGGCGCTGTGGCTGGCCTCGGTCCGCGGCCGCAGGCGCGAGGCCGGGCTGGCCTGAGCCGCAATTCCCGCGCCGGGGCGGCCCGTCAAGATTGCACCCAAGGCGGGTATGGGATAGACCCATGCCCAACAAGATCTTGAGGTTTCCCCCGTGGCTGACATCCCTGAAAACGACGACGATACCCCCGAGAACGGCGGATCGGAGCGCGCCGTGATGCATCACGACGGCCCGGTGATCGACATCGCGCACGAGATGCGCTCCTCCTATCTCGACTATGCCATGTCGGTGATCGTCAGCCGGGCGATTCCCGACCTGCGCGACGGGCTGAAGCCGGTGCATCGCCGCGTGCTCTTCGCCATGCACGAGACCGGCAACACCCATGACAAGCCCTATCGCAAGTCGGCCCGCCCGGTCGGCGACACCATGGGTAAGTATCACCCGCATGGCGACGCCTCGATCTATGACGCGCTGGTGCGGATGGCGCAGGACTTTTCCATGTCGCTGCCGCTTTTGGACGGCCAGGGCAATTTCGGCAGCATGGACGGCGACAGCCCGGCGGCCATGCGCTATACCGAGGTGCGGATGGACAAGCCCTCGGCCTATCTGCTGATGGATATCGACAAGGACACCGTCGATTTCCAGGACAACTACGACGGCAAGGACCGCGAGCCGACCGTCCTGCCGGCGCGCTTCCCGAACATGCTGGTCAACGGCGCCGGCGGCATCGCCGTCGGCATGGCCACGAACATCCCGCCGCACAACCTGGGCGAGGTCGTGGACGCCACGCTGGCGCTGATCGAGAACCCGGACCTGCCGACCGAGCGGCTGCTGGAGATCGTGCCCGGCCCGGATTTCCCCACCGGCGGCATCATCCTGGGCCGCTCGGGCGCGCGCAAGGCCTATCTGGAAGGGCGCGGCAGCATCGTGCTGCGCGCCAAGACCCGGATCGAGGAGACCCGCGCCGGCCGCCAGGCCATCATCCTGGACGAGATCCCCTTCCAGGTGAACAAGGCCAGCCTGATCGAGAAGATCGCCGAACTGGCCAAGGAAAAGCGCATCGAGGGCATCGCCCATGTCCAGGACGAATCCGACCGCGTCGGCGTGCGGGTGGTGATCGAGCTGAAACGCGACGCCACCGCCGAGGTGGTGCTGAACCAGCTGTTCCGCTTTACCCCGATGCAGACCAGCTTCGGCGCCAACATGCTGGCGCTGAACGGCGGCCGGCCCGAGCAGCTGACGCTGCGCGACTTCCTGACCCATTTCCTGACCTTCCGCGAGGAGGTGGTGGCGCGCCGCACCGCCTACGAATTGCGCAAGGCGCGCGAGCGCGCGCATGTGCTGTGCGGCCTCGCCGTGGCGGTCAGCAATGTCGACGAGGTGGTGGCGACCATCCGCTCCTCGGCCGATGCCGCCGAGGCGCGCGAGCGGCTGATGACCCGGCGCTGGCCGGCGCATGAGATCGTGGAATATCTGAAGCTGATCGACGATCCGCTGCATCCGGTCAACGAGGACGGCACCTACAACCTGTCCGAGACCCAGGCCCGCGCCATCCTGGAACTGCGCCTGCAGCGCCTGACCCAGCTGGGCGTGCAGGAAGTCACCGACGAACTGAAGACGCTGGCCGATTCCATCCGGGAATACCTGGCCATCCTCGCCTCGCGCGAGCGGATCATGGGCATCATCTCGGACGAGCTGCGCGAGGTGAAAAGCCAGTTCGCCGTGCCGCGCCGGACCGAGATCACCGACTGGGCGGGCGATCTGGACGACGAGGATCTGATCGAGCGCGAGGACATGGTCGTCACCATCACCTCGGGCGGCTATATCAAGCGCACGGCCCTGGCCGAGTTCCGCGCCCAGCGGCGCGGCGGCAAGGGCCTGTCCGGCATGGCCACGAAGGAAGACGACGTGGTCACTACCCTGTTCGTCGCCAATACCCACACGGAGCTCTTGTTCTTCACCACCGACGGCATGGTCTATCGGATGAAGACCTGGCGGCTGCCGCTGGGCGGGCGCACCGCCAAGGGCAAGGCCATCGTCAACATCCTGCCGATCCAGCCCGGTGTCTCTATCGCCGCGCTGATGCCGGTCGATGCGCCGCAAAGCGAATGGGACGACTACCAGGTGGTCTTCGCCACCTCGGAAGGCGACGTGCGCCGCAACGCGCTGTCGGATTTCGCCAATGTCATGCGCAACGGCAAGATCGCCATGAAGCTGCCCGAGGGGGTGGAATTGATCGGCGCCCGCATGGCGACCGAGAATGACGACGTGATGCTGGTCACCGCCGCCGGCCGGGCGATCCGCTTCCCGACCACGGATGTGCGGGTGTTCAAGGGCCGCGATTCGACCGGGGTGCGCGGCATTCGCCTGGCGCCCGGCGACCGCGTGGTCAGCATGTCGGTGATCCGGCATTTCGAGGCCGATCCGGCCGAACGCGCCGCCTATCTGAAGATGCGCCGCGCCGTCGAGGGCGCGCTGGACGACGGCGCCGAGGCCGACGAGGATGAGGATGCCGTCGCCGAGACCGCGATCAGCCAGGAACGCTATGCCGAGATGTCGGCGGCCGAGGATCTGATCCTGACCATCACCGCGCGCGGTGCCGGCAAGATCAGCTCGTCGCATGACTATTCGGTGCGCGGCCGCGGCGGCCAGGGCGTCATGGCCATGGACAAGGCGATGCGCGGCGGACCGCTGGTCGCCAGCTTCCCGGTGGACCGCGACGACCAGATCATGCTGGCCACCTCGACCGGCCAGTCGATCCGGGTACCGGTGGACGGCATCAGCTTCCGCTCGCGCTCCGCCGGCGGCGTGCGCGTCTTCAACACGGCGCCGGGCGAGGAAGTGGTTTCTGTTGCCCGCATCGCCGAGAATGGCGAGGATGAGGCCGAAACCTGAGACATGGCCGGGGCGCGCACGCAGGCCGCGCCCCGGCACCGGAAAGCATGAGGGGACGCGATTGGACGGGCGGGACTCGCATCTGAGCGAGCGGTTGCAGACCGGCTTTCTGGGCGTGATCGCCTTTGGCCTGATCCTGTTCCTGCTGGTGCAGGCGCGCTTCATCCTGATCTGCCTGGTGCTGGCGATCATCATCTTCTCGCTGACCAGCGACGCGATTTCGGCCTTTGCCCGGCTGAAGGTGCCGAACTGGCTGGCCACCACCCTGGCGCTGATCGCCATTGCCGTGGGCCTGCTCTGGGCCGCGACGGCGGTGGTGGCGCAGGTGAACGAGGTGGTCTCGACCTCGATCGTCTATGCCGACCGGGCGCAGGCGGCGCTGGCGCGGCTTAGCCAGCGCTGGGGGCCGAACGTGCAGGAGGCGATCGGCACCTTCATGGGCAGCATCGATTTCGCCGGCTGGATACGCTCGGCGGCGGCGCAGGCCTCGAACCTGATCTCGGGCTCGGTGCTGATCCTGACCTTCGTCGGCTTCATGTTCAGCGAGCGGATCTGGTTCCCAATTAAGATCGAGCGCCTGACCGGCGACCCGGACCAGGCCCGGCAGGTGCTTGAGACGGTCCACAAGATCATGCGCCGGGTGAACCGCTACCTGGTGGTCAAGGCGGCGATCAGCGCGGTCACGGCGGCACTGATCTGGACGATCTTCCGGGTGCAGGGGCTGGACCTGGCCGGGGCGGTGGCCATGCTGACCTTCATCCTGAACTTCATCCCGACCCTGGGCTCGATCGCCGCCACGGTCATCACCATCGCCATGGTGCTGGCGCAGACCGGCGACCCGGCGGTGACGCTGACCGTGGGCGGGCTGACCGTGGCGGTGCAGTTCATCATCGGCAATGTCTTCGACCCGATGCTGCTGGGCCAGACGCTGCGGCTGTCCTCGTTCGGGATCGTGCTGTCTCTGGCCTTCTGGGGCGTGGTCTGGGGCATCGCCGGCACCTTCCTGGCCGTGCCGATCATGGTGGCGATCATGATCGTCTGCGCCCAGATCCCCTGGCTGCGCCCGGTGGCGATCATGCTGTCGCAAGAGGGCCTGCCCGAACAGGAACCGCCCAGCGGCCTGCGCCGTTAGGCGCCAGGGGTATTTGGCGAACGAAGAAGCGCAAGGCGCGGCGCGCGCTTCTCAACTAGCTGCGATCCTGCTGGTCCTGCGGGCCGGCAAGGGAAAGGGCGGCGGGCGCCTCTCCCTCGGCCTGGTGCAGGTAGACGTCCTGCGCGCCACGCACGCTGCCGGGCAGGACGATCCCCGCCGCGGCAAAGCGTTCCAGGATCTGGTGATTGATCTCGGAGACGATCGAGGCGCCGCCGTTGATGTCGGAAAGCACGGCGCGCAGTTCGAAATTCTGCCCCGTCGGCGTGATGCTGCGCAACAGGACCGCAGGAGGCGGGTTCACCAGCACTGTCGGCTGGTCCTCGGCGATCTCGCGCAGAAGCGCGGCCACCTGCCGGCTGTCGGCCGTCACCCCCACCGTGATCGGCACGATGATGCGCCCCGCCA
This Paracoccus pantotrophus DNA region includes the following protein-coding sequences:
- a CDS encoding gamma-glutamyl kinase; its protein translation is MLIFLQPRLVLLSVPKTGTTALEQALAPRAEIVFRSRPEIKHLNLRHYLARIRPLLEPLGEPAFETVAVIREPLDWLRSWYRFRARDELIGHPNSTALVSFQRFVDDYLRPGERPAHARLGRQSDFLVDDDGQIAVDHIFRYEAMPALTQFLTQRLGKPIELRRSNVSPPAVTDLPPEAEARLRTALAADHAIWQNARQAP
- a CDS encoding DedA family protein codes for the protein MFDWVVSTIESWGYLGVLMLMVAENVFPPIPSEVIMPLAGFLAGSGRMSLTLTILVGTIGSVLGTLMWYYIGLWFGEERLKRFAARHGRLLTLSPADIDAAHDWFQRHGAMAVFFGRMIPAIRTLISVPAGLARMPMWKFLLYTVIGSALWTGVLTFAGLMLHENYALVADWVDPLSKLVVVAVVAIYLYRVVTWKPH
- the gyrA gene encoding DNA gyrase subunit A, translated to MADIPENDDDTPENGGSERAVMHHDGPVIDIAHEMRSSYLDYAMSVIVSRAIPDLRDGLKPVHRRVLFAMHETGNTHDKPYRKSARPVGDTMGKYHPHGDASIYDALVRMAQDFSMSLPLLDGQGNFGSMDGDSPAAMRYTEVRMDKPSAYLLMDIDKDTVDFQDNYDGKDREPTVLPARFPNMLVNGAGGIAVGMATNIPPHNLGEVVDATLALIENPDLPTERLLEIVPGPDFPTGGIILGRSGARKAYLEGRGSIVLRAKTRIEETRAGRQAIILDEIPFQVNKASLIEKIAELAKEKRIEGIAHVQDESDRVGVRVVIELKRDATAEVVLNQLFRFTPMQTSFGANMLALNGGRPEQLTLRDFLTHFLTFREEVVARRTAYELRKARERAHVLCGLAVAVSNVDEVVATIRSSADAAEARERLMTRRWPAHEIVEYLKLIDDPLHPVNEDGTYNLSETQARAILELRLQRLTQLGVQEVTDELKTLADSIREYLAILASRERIMGIISDELREVKSQFAVPRRTEITDWAGDLDDEDLIEREDMVVTITSGGYIKRTALAEFRAQRRGGKGLSGMATKEDDVVTTLFVANTHTELLFFTTDGMVYRMKTWRLPLGGRTAKGKAIVNILPIQPGVSIAALMPVDAPQSEWDDYQVVFATSEGDVRRNALSDFANVMRNGKIAMKLPEGVELIGARMATENDDVMLVTAAGRAIRFPTTDVRVFKGRDSTGVRGIRLAPGDRVVSMSVIRHFEADPAERAAYLKMRRAVEGALDDGAEADEDEDAVAETAISQERYAEMSAAEDLILTITARGAGKISSSHDYSVRGRGGQGVMAMDKAMRGGPLVASFPVDRDDQIMLATSTGQSIRVPVDGISFRSRSAGGVRVFNTAPGEEVVSVARIAENGEDEAET
- a CDS encoding disulfide bond formation protein B, which encodes MNGFSSKHIAVTAGAGSAALLAAALTFQGLGYAPCELCILQRWPHLVAAIIGGLIWFFGWKRWLAALGLIAALCATGLAIYHAGVELQVWQGPQHCSGGVSGLASMSTQDLMAALEKAPVVRCDEVAWSLFGISMAGWNAIFSAGLSALWLASVRGRRREAGLA
- a CDS encoding AI-2E family transporter, whose protein sequence is MDGRDSHLSERLQTGFLGVIAFGLILFLLVQARFILICLVLAIIIFSLTSDAISAFARLKVPNWLATTLALIAIAVGLLWAATAVVAQVNEVVSTSIVYADRAQAALARLSQRWGPNVQEAIGTFMGSIDFAGWIRSAAAQASNLISGSVLILTFVGFMFSERIWFPIKIERLTGDPDQARQVLETVHKIMRRVNRYLVVKAAISAVTAALIWTIFRVQGLDLAGAVAMLTFILNFIPTLGSIAATVITIAMVLAQTGDPAVTLTVGGLTVAVQFIIGNVFDPMLLGQTLRLSSFGIVLSLAFWGVVWGIAGTFLAVPIMVAIMIVCAQIPWLRPVAIMLSQEGLPEQEPPSGLRR
- the ccrA gene encoding crotonyl-CoA carboxylase/reductase, producing the protein MALDQPTPIAPYDAPEKDLYEIGEMPPLGYVPKQMYAWAIRRERHGEPDKAMQVEVVETPAIDSNEVLVLVMAAGVNYNGIWAGLGVPISPFDGHGAPYHIAGSDASGIVWAVGDKVKNWKVGDEVVIHCNQDDGNDEECNGGDPMYSPSQRIWGYETPDGSFAQFTRVQAQQLMKRPRHLTWEESACYTLTLATAYRMLFGHEPHELKPGMNVLVWGASGGLGSFAIQLINAAGANAVGVISDEDKRDFVMSLGAKGVINRKDFKCWGQLPKVNTPEYKEWFNEVRKFGKAIWDITGKGNNVDIVFEHPGEATFPVSTFVCKKGGMVVICAGTSGFNCTFDVRYMWMHQKRLQGSHFAHLKQASAANKLMLERRIDPCMSEVFPWAEIPAAHLKMLRNEHKPGNMAVLVQAPVTGLRTFEDALEAGRR
- the gdhA gene encoding NADP-specific glutamate dehydrogenase: MPQIDDKLAPIYEEVVRRNAGEPEFHQAVREVLESLGRVVAKRPDYLEDALIERICEPERQIIFRVPWTDDKGRVQINRGFRVQFSSAMGPYKGGLRFHPSVNVGIIKFLGFEQIFKNALTGLPIGGGKGGSDFDPKGRSDGEIMRFCQSFMTELYRHLGEYTDVPAGDIGVGAREIGYMFGQYKRLTNRYEAGVLTGKGLFYGGSLARKEATGYGNTYFTQAMLKTGGTDFDGKTVVVSGSGNVAIYTIEKVQEFGGKVIACSDSSGYIVDEGGIDLGLLKEIKEVRRGRISQYVRMKGEGNGAYFVKSGEGSIWDVACEVAMPSATQNELTGKDAAKLVKNGVTAVGEGANMPCTPEAIRTFQQAGVKFGPGKAANAGGVATSALEMQQNASRDRWTFEKTEAKLAEIMRDIHDSCYSTAEEFGAPGDYVIGANIAGFIRVAEPMRAFGVI
- the ypfJ gene encoding KPN_02809 family neutral zinc metallopeptidase, with product MEWRGRRGSRNVEDRRGMGRAAGAGGMGVVGVLVVLAVGYFFGIDISPIVGALDEGGRTGEPRELTQEEREIGQFVSVVLADTEEVWAGVLPDQAGVSYQDPGLVLFSGAVQSACGGASAAMGPFYCPGDRKVYLDTDFFRVMAGKMGAGGDFAYAYVIAHEVGHHVQNLLGTLSEVNGLRARLGERDANRLSVATELQADCYAGIWARQASEQFGSIEEGDIDEAINAAAAVGDDTLMESAGRAVVPDAFTHGSAAERQAWFKRGFASGQMGQCDSFAAVGN
- a CDS encoding type II toxin-antitoxin system RatA family toxin; amino-acid sequence: MPQHSDSRILPYTADQMYALVADIERYPEFLPWNTAARIRARRPGASGSEVVEADLVISFKVFRERFGSRVTLWPETKRIDTEYLDGPFKYLRSGWSFADLPEGGCKVEFFVDFEFRNAILGKVIGVVFGEAMMRIVRAFEDRAKALYGA